A window of Eubacterium sp. 1001713B170207_170306_E7 contains these coding sequences:
- a CDS encoding D-Ala-D-Ala carboxypeptidase family metallohydrolase: MTILEVQRILSHLGYDPGEHDGLDGPNTQTAVRTFQRKTGIEADGIVGPVTRGHLAEAYKNSPASEHFAMSEYQCDCGGMYCAGFPELMEQALLAQVENLRNRLGRPVVITSGVRCSQRNREVGGIEHSKHKTGCAADLYCPGVHYSEVAAIARDLGLGVIEYPEQLFVHVEV, translated from the coding sequence ATGACCATTTTAGAGGTACAGAGAATTTTATCCCATCTGGGCTATGACCCGGGGGAGCACGATGGGCTGGACGGCCCGAATACCCAGACGGCCGTCAGAACCTTTCAGCGAAAAACAGGTATTGAGGCAGACGGCATTGTGGGGCCTGTCACCCGGGGGCATCTGGCAGAGGCCTATAAAAACAGCCCTGCCAGCGAACACTTTGCCATGAGTGAATACCAGTGTGACTGCGGCGGCATGTACTGCGCCGGTTTTCCTGAGCTCATGGAGCAGGCACTGCTGGCTCAGGTGGAAAACCTGAGAAACCGCCTGGGCCGCCCGGTTGTCATCACCTCCGGTGTCCGCTGTTCCCAGCGCAACCGTGAGGTGGGCGGCATCGAGCACTCAAAGCATAAGACCGGCTGCGCCGCAGACCTGTACTGCCCCGGCGTCCACTACTCCGAGGTGGCCGCCATCGCCAGAGACCTGGGCCTGGGCGTGATCGAGTATCCCGAGCAGTTATTTGTGCATGTGGAGGTATAG
- a CDS encoding phage holin family protein — protein sequence MKEIIRGAAAVAGGTLSFLFGGLDDLLAVLAVLVCLDYVSGVIKGIYRHELSSAVGFYGILKKLLIFLVVSAAFMVQRIITAELPIRDITVLFYISNEGISLVENAAEFIPIPDKLKTVLQAFKEDEEEKK from the coding sequence ATGAAGGAAATCATCCGGGGCGCCGCCGCAGTGGCCGGCGGCACCCTCTCCTTTCTGTTCGGAGGGCTTGATGATTTGCTGGCCGTGCTTGCGGTCTTAGTCTGCCTGGACTATGTGTCCGGCGTTATCAAGGGAATTTACAGGCATGAGCTTTCCAGTGCGGTGGGCTTTTACGGAATACTGAAAAAACTGTTGATTTTTCTGGTGGTCAGCGCCGCCTTCATGGTCCAGCGGATCATAACGGCTGAGCTGCCCATCCGGGACATCACGGTGCTTTTCTACATTTCCAACGAAGGCATCTCACTGGTGGAAAACGCCGCAGAATTTATTCCCATTCCCGATAAGCTTAAGACCGTTTTGCAGGCATTTAAAGAGGATGAAGAGGAGAAAAAATGA
- a CDS encoding DUF2922 domain-containing protein yields MADVSKDLQLIYELANGKNHTLTIPDYKEGITDTEIAEGANGILNEGIFEPDGQPLAALVSAVRIDTTKTEVALG; encoded by the coding sequence ATGGCAGATGTTTCAAAAGATTTACAGTTGATTTATGAATTGGCCAACGGCAAAAACCATACCTTGACCATTCCGGATTACAAGGAAGGGATCACCGATACTGAGATCGCAGAAGGCGCGAACGGGATCCTGAACGAGGGGATCTTTGAGCCGGACGGCCAGCCGCTGGCCGCGCTGGTATCCGCAGTGCGCATTGATACCACCAAAACCGAAGTGGCCCTGGGTTAG
- a CDS encoding DUF1659 domain-containing protein, which yields MAVTANVKSIGLKIVSNYGEKDSKIVKKTKTYNDVKSDATNEGIYNTYKWIKNMQEPIGESCTKVIAEELMDIA from the coding sequence ATGGCAGTAACAGCAAATGTAAAAAGCATTGGTTTGAAGATTGTTTCAAACTACGGAGAAAAAGACAGCAAAATCGTGAAAAAAACAAAAACCTACAACGATGTCAAAAGCGACGCGACCAATGAGGGCATTTACAATACCTATAAGTGGATCAAAAACATGCAGGAACCCATTGGTGAGTCCTGTACCAAGGTCATCGCCGAAGAGCTCATGGACATTGCATAA
- a CDS encoding sulfite exporter TauE/SafE family protein yields the protein MLFKFVICFIAGIGAGLGTGFAGMSAAAVISPMLITFLGMPAYEAVGIALASDVLASAVSAYTYGKNKNLDIKNGLIMMAAVLCFTLVGSWVSSLVPSTAMGGFSVFMTLLLGIKFIVKPVMTTKESMTDTSPKKRFVQSVVCGTAIGFICGFVGAGGGMMMLLILTSVLGYELKTAVGTSVFVMAFTAFTGAVSHFAIGGAPDVWSLVFCVLSTLLWARIAARFANKASPLVLNRATGVVLSVLGISIILVNFLK from the coding sequence ATGCTGTTTAAATTTGTGATCTGTTTCATCGCTGGTATCGGCGCGGGGCTGGGCACAGGCTTTGCAGGCATGAGCGCGGCGGCGGTTATCAGTCCCATGCTCATCACCTTTCTGGGCATGCCGGCCTACGAGGCTGTGGGCATTGCTCTCGCCAGCGATGTTCTGGCAAGCGCGGTAAGCGCGTACACTTATGGTAAAAATAAAAATCTGGACATCAAAAACGGTCTGATCATGATGGCCGCTGTGCTGTGCTTTACACTGGTGGGCAGCTGGGTCTCCAGCCTTGTTCCCAGCACTGCCATGGGCGGCTTTTCGGTTTTCATGACGCTGCTGCTGGGCATTAAGTTCATTGTGAAGCCTGTAATGACTACCAAGGAATCCATGACGGACACAAGCCCGAAAAAACGGTTTGTACAGTCGGTGGTCTGCGGCACGGCCATTGGTTTTATCTGCGGCTTTGTGGGGGCGGGCGGCGGTATGATGATGCTGCTGATCCTGACCAGCGTACTGGGCTATGAGCTCAAAACAGCAGTGGGCACCAGCGTGTTTGTCATGGCCTTTACTGCCTTTACGGGCGCGGTCAGCCACTTTGCCATCGGCGGCGCGCCGGATGTCTGGAGTCTTGTTTTCTGTGTTTTATCCACTCTGCTCTGGGCCAGAATCGCGGCCAGGTTCGCCAATAAGGCCAGCCCGCTTGTCCTGAACCGCGCCACTGGCGTGGTGCTCTCGGTGCTGGGGATTTCCATTATTCTGGTAAACTTCTTAAAATAA
- a CDS encoding flavodoxin yields MSKILVAYFSASGVTAKLAEKLAAAAGGDLHEIQPETPYTTADLDWTNKKSRSSIEMNDKTFRPAVANSVADMESYDVVFVGFPIWWYVAPTIINTFLEQYNLEGKTIVPFATSGSSGMGNTNAELKASCKGAELKAGKRFNANAGEKELRDWIGSLGL; encoded by the coding sequence ATGAGCAAAATTTTAGTAGCATACTTTTCAGCAAGCGGCGTAACCGCAAAACTGGCAGAAAAACTCGCGGCCGCAGCAGGCGGAGACCTGCACGAAATCCAGCCGGAAACACCCTATACCACCGCGGATCTGGACTGGACCAATAAAAAAAGCCGGAGCAGCATTGAGATGAACGACAAGACCTTCCGCCCGGCCGTTGCCAACAGCGTGGCCGATATGGAAAGCTATGACGTGGTTTTTGTGGGCTTCCCCATCTGGTGGTATGTCGCCCCGACCATCATCAACACCTTTTTGGAGCAGTATAACCTCGAGGGCAAGACCATCGTGCCCTTTGCTACCTCCGGAAGCAGCGGAATGGGTAATACCAACGCAGAGCTGAAGGCCTCCTGCAAGGGAGCAGAGCTGAAAGCCGGCAAGCGCTTCAACGCGAACGCGGGTGAAAAAGAGCTCAGAGACTGGATCGGCAGCCTGGGGCTGTAA
- a CDS encoding LysR family transcriptional regulator yields the protein MEVRVLRYFLAVAREETISGAAEALHVTQPTLSRQMMELEEELGKKLFIRGNRRIILTDEGVFLRKRAQEIVDLVNRTESDFSAPDEIISGDVYIGGGETDAMRLIGRAVRKMQRDYPHIRYHLFSGNADDVAERLDKGLLDFGIFIEPADIKKYDYMRLPAVDTWGLLMRRDSPLAALPNIRPEHLRGIPLLCSRQSLTENELSGWLGGNAESLEVVTTYNLIYNAAILVEEGIGCALCLDKLVNTKGSSLCFKPLEPPMEARLDIVWKKYQVFSKAAEKFLKVLQETLAAEEQSL from the coding sequence ATGGAGGTAAGGGTTTTACGCTATTTTCTGGCCGTCGCGCGGGAGGAGACCATATCCGGCGCAGCAGAAGCGCTCCACGTGACGCAGCCCACGCTGTCCCGCCAGATGATGGAGCTGGAGGAGGAGCTTGGCAAAAAGCTTTTTATCCGGGGAAACCGGAGGATCATTTTGACAGATGAGGGCGTTTTTTTAAGGAAGCGCGCCCAGGAGATTGTCGATCTCGTGAACCGCACCGAGTCGGATTTCAGCGCACCGGATGAGATAATCAGCGGCGATGTGTACATTGGCGGCGGCGAGACCGACGCCATGCGCCTGATCGGCCGGGCGGTCCGGAAAATGCAGAGAGACTATCCCCATATCCGGTACCATCTCTTCAGCGGAAACGCCGACGATGTCGCCGAGCGTCTGGACAAGGGACTTCTGGACTTTGGTATTTTCATTGAGCCGGCGGACATAAAAAAATATGATTATATGCGCCTTCCGGCCGTTGACACCTGGGGGCTGCTCATGCGCAGGGACAGCCCGCTGGCCGCCCTGCCAAACATCCGGCCCGAGCATCTGAGGGGGATTCCCCTGCTCTGCTCAAGGCAGTCCCTCACCGAAAACGAGCTGTCCGGCTGGCTTGGCGGAAACGCTGAGAGTCTGGAGGTCGTTACAACCTATAATCTCATTTACAACGCGGCCATTCTGGTAGAAGAGGGCATCGGCTGTGCCCTGTGCCTGGACAAGCTGGTGAACACCAAAGGCAGCAGCCTCTGCTTTAAGCCGCTGGAGCCCCCAATGGAGGCCCGGCTGGATATTGTGTGGAAAAAATACCAGGTCTTTTCTAAAGCAGCCGAGAAATTCTTAAAGGTGCTTCAGGAAACGCTGGCGGCTGAAGAACAAAGCCTGTAA
- a CDS encoding sugar O-acetyltransferase has protein sequence MNLKEFLDHLNRGETITGGSEAHAYMHKVSQEALEITSELNGPYHEPEALRALFSKLIGKPVDESFGLFPPFYTDCGKNITVGKNVFINSGCRFQDQGGITIGDGALIGHNAVLATLNHDFAPEKRHDMHPAPITIGKNVWLGANVTVVPGVTIGDNAVIAAGAVVTKDVPANAVAAGVPAKVLRKLGE, from the coding sequence ATGAATCTCAAAGAATTTTTAGACCATCTGAACCGCGGCGAAACAATCACAGGCGGCTCCGAGGCTCATGCGTACATGCACAAGGTGAGCCAGGAAGCCCTGGAGATCACCAGCGAGCTCAACGGCCCTTACCATGAGCCCGAGGCGCTCCGGGCGCTGTTTTCAAAGCTCATCGGCAAGCCTGTGGATGAAAGCTTTGGCCTGTTCCCGCCCTTCTATACCGACTGCGGCAAAAACATCACCGTCGGGAAAAATGTCTTTATCAACAGCGGCTGCCGCTTTCAGGATCAGGGCGGCATTACCATCGGTGACGGGGCCTTGATCGGCCATAACGCTGTGCTGGCCACCCTGAACCATGATTTTGCGCCTGAAAAACGGCATGACATGCACCCCGCGCCGATCACAATCGGAAAAAACGTCTGGCTCGGGGCAAATGTCACGGTGGTCCCGGGTGTGACCATCGGGGATAACGCGGTGATCGCCGCCGGCGCTGTCGTGACAAAGGATGTTCCGGCCAACGCCGTCGCGGCCGGCGTACCCGCGAAAGTGCTGCGAAAGCTGGGCGAGTAA
- a CDS encoding DUF362 domain-containing protein, which yields MHCKKKKRTVLALAALLLFTAGCQRAEAPSSGSAVRPDTPSSQAGEAFDHDSVFPRHSPYGTGVGAMPGRVSWVHDPDSVTWDGEGYWWQPGHFDTDAVQTMVDDGIASLAGETSVEAGWQKLFTAHNAARGESGGYQPGQKLAIKANMNGSGAYADDTSGETRESYCNPVLLRALLTSLVTQAGVSPADITVYDAGRTFPDYMRELCGSGVLEGVRFQYRDLLGENDAEADLSAPVVWSTPVSGETNYLPTCVTEARYLINLANLKGHVYGITLCAKNHFGTIMNANRMRAPEAAGIHRYLTASQMNAYTVLVDLMANYQTGEKTMLYMLDALIAAPGESVAITGDNSKWQQAPFNGSYTASVFLSQDPVAIDSVGADFLINEPTVTERNSALRDNPNVENYLHEAGLVAEAPSGTVYRNGNGQPVTNLGVHEHWNNPAQKQYSRNLGQDEGIELLQIEK from the coding sequence ATGCACTGCAAAAAGAAAAAACGCACCGTTCTGGCCCTGGCCGCCCTGCTGCTTTTTACCGCGGGCTGCCAGCGCGCCGAGGCTCCATCCTCTGGCAGCGCGGTAAGGCCAGACACCCCTTCCTCCCAAGCCGGGGAGGCCTTTGACCACGATTCTGTTTTCCCCCGGCACAGCCCATACGGCACCGGCGTCGGGGCCATGCCGGGCCGGGTATCCTGGGTTCATGACCCGGATTCGGTCACCTGGGACGGGGAGGGCTATTGGTGGCAGCCCGGACACTTTGATACCGACGCTGTCCAGACCATGGTGGATGACGGCATCGCCTCCCTGGCCGGCGAGACCAGCGTGGAGGCCGGCTGGCAGAAGCTGTTTACCGCCCACAATGCTGCCCGCGGCGAGAGCGGCGGCTACCAGCCCGGCCAGAAGCTCGCCATCAAGGCCAATATGAATGGCTCCGGGGCCTACGCCGACGATACCAGCGGTGAAACCCGGGAGAGCTACTGCAATCCCGTCCTGTTGAGGGCGCTGCTCACCTCGCTGGTCACCCAGGCCGGTGTATCCCCGGCGGACATTACGGTCTACGACGCCGGGCGTACCTTTCCGGATTATATGCGGGAGCTGTGCGGCTCCGGCGTCCTGGAGGGCGTCCGGTTCCAGTACCGCGATCTTCTCGGTGAAAATGACGCCGAAGCGGACTTAAGCGCCCCGGTGGTCTGGTCGACGCCGGTGAGCGGCGAGACCAACTACCTGCCCACCTGTGTGACTGAGGCCAGATACCTCATCAACCTGGCGAATCTGAAGGGCCATGTCTATGGTATTACCCTCTGCGCCAAAAACCATTTTGGTACCATCATGAACGCCAACCGTATGCGCGCCCCGGAGGCGGCGGGCATTCACCGCTACCTGACCGCCAGCCAGATGAACGCCTACACCGTGCTGGTGGACCTCATGGCCAATTACCAGACCGGCGAAAAAACCATGCTCTATATGCTGGACGCCCTCATCGCTGCGCCGGGCGAAAGCGTCGCCATTACCGGGGACAACTCGAAATGGCAGCAAGCGCCTTTTAACGGCAGCTACACAGCCAGCGTTTTTCTGTCACAGGACCCGGTGGCCATCGACTCGGTCGGCGCAGACTTTCTGATAAACGAACCCACCGTCACCGAAAGAAACAGCGCTCTGAGGGATAACCCCAATGTGGAAAACTACCTGCACGAGGCCGGTCTGGTAGCTGAAGCCCCCTCGGGCACTGTGTACCGCAACGGAAACGGCCAGCCCGTCACCAACCTCGGCGTCCACGAGCACTGGAACAACCCGGCGCAAAAGCAGTACAGCCGCAATCTGGGCCAGGACGAGGGCATTGAGCTTCTTCAAATCGAAAAATGA
- a CDS encoding flavodoxin, translating into MKKLLILLVTGITLLALTACSSTPGGQNTAESTPSPSASSQEQADADGGSRVLIAYFTQTGNTEAVANKIAGLTGGTLFQVETAEAYPEDYDALTDRAQQEQDENARPALSTHVNNMGSYDIVFVGYPIWWGTMPMAMSTFLEEYDFSGKTVIPFCTHGGSALGSSEQDMAALIPGADLRGGLAVRSGEADTSDSAVQSFIQELGFEF; encoded by the coding sequence ATGAAAAAATTACTGATTTTACTCGTCACCGGTATAACACTGCTGGCTCTGACGGCCTGCAGCAGCACCCCGGGCGGCCAGAACACGGCTGAAAGCACCCCCTCGCCCAGCGCGTCTTCGCAGGAGCAGGCGGACGCGGACGGCGGAAGCCGTGTGCTGATCGCCTATTTTACCCAGACCGGCAACACCGAAGCTGTGGCAAACAAAATCGCCGGCCTTACCGGCGGCACGCTTTTCCAGGTGGAAACCGCCGAGGCTTACCCTGAGGATTACGACGCCCTGACCGACCGGGCACAGCAGGAGCAGGATGAAAACGCGCGTCCGGCCCTTTCCACCCATGTGAATAACATGGGAAGCTACGATATTGTCTTTGTGGGCTACCCCATCTGGTGGGGCACCATGCCCATGGCAATGTCCACCTTCCTGGAAGAATATGACTTTTCCGGCAAAACCGTGATCCCCTTCTGCACCCACGGGGGCAGCGCACTGGGCAGCAGCGAGCAGGACATGGCCGCGCTCATTCCCGGTGCAGACCTGCGCGGCGGCCTCGCGGTCAGAAGCGGAGAGGCTGACACCTCGGACAGCGCGGTTCAGAGCTTTATCCAGGAGCTCGGCTTTGAATTCTAA
- a CDS encoding DUF362 domain-containing protein, which translates to MKTKSIFLLAALLLCPALAGCTPPDTQPDNSTEPAAQSQNEGERSPMNPNTSHSPAVYMTTDITSEGLMAVYEALEASPDGNIAVKLSTGEPGSNYLRTDLIGDLVQSLNGTIVECNTAYGGARAGTAMHYQVAEDHGYTAIADVDILDENGSMTLPVTGGRHLSENFVGKNFENYTDYVVLSHFKGHAMAGYGGAIKNISIGIASAEGKAHIHSGGTGGSMWSGDQDAFLESMAEAGKSVTDALDGRLLYINVMNRLSVDCDCDTSPAEPDMHDIGILASYDPVAVDQACVDLVYSAPDGQSLINRIESRNGLLTLAHAEAIGLGSRSYELISLDA; encoded by the coding sequence ATGAAAACCAAAAGCATTTTTCTGCTCGCGGCGCTGCTGCTGTGTCCCGCGCTGGCCGGCTGTACCCCGCCGGACACACAGCCAGACAACAGCACCGAACCAGCGGCCCAATCACAAAATGAAGGAGAACGATCCCCCATGAATCCAAACACCAGTCATTCACCGGCTGTCTATATGACAACCGATATCACTTCTGAGGGCCTGATGGCCGTCTACGAAGCCCTGGAGGCTTCCCCGGACGGCAATATCGCGGTCAAGCTCTCCACCGGCGAGCCGGGCAGCAATTACCTGCGCACCGACCTGATCGGTGATCTCGTCCAAAGCCTGAACGGCACCATCGTGGAGTGCAACACCGCTTACGGCGGCGCCCGCGCCGGCACGGCCATGCACTACCAGGTGGCTGAGGACCACGGCTATACGGCCATCGCCGACGTGGACATTCTGGACGAAAACGGCTCGATGACCCTGCCGGTTACAGGCGGCCGTCACCTGAGTGAAAACTTTGTGGGCAAAAACTTTGAAAACTACACCGATTATGTGGTGCTCTCCCACTTTAAGGGACACGCCATGGCCGGTTACGGCGGAGCCATCAAAAATATTTCCATCGGCATCGCCTCGGCCGAGGGCAAGGCCCACATCCACAGCGGGGGCACTGGCGGCAGCATGTGGAGCGGCGACCAGGACGCTTTTCTCGAATCCATGGCGGAGGCCGGAAAATCCGTGACCGACGCCCTGGACGGGCGGCTGCTGTACATCAATGTCATGAACCGGCTTTCTGTGGACTGTGACTGCGACACCAGCCCTGCCGAGCCAGACATGCACGACATCGGTATTCTGGCCTCCTACGACCCTGTCGCCGTGGACCAGGCCTGTGTGGATCTGGTGTACAGCGCCCCGGACGGCCAGTCCCTGATCAACCGGATTGAGTCGCGCAACGGTCTGCTGACCCTGGCCCACGCCGAGGCCATTGGTCTCGGCAGCCGGAGCTATGAGCTCATCAGCCTTGATGCTTGA